A stretch of DNA from Variovorax paradoxus:
GATGTGGCCAATGCGGCTGGCCAGGCCGCGCGCGAGCATGGCGGCCGACGGGCCCATCTGGCCGTGCGTGTCTTCGTCGTCGGCCGTCACGTGGATGGCGGCCAGGCGCGGCCGGCGGTCGGCCACGGCGGCGGGGTGGCGGCGCATGAGCAGCGCATCGGCCAGGCCGGTGGTTTCGTCGGCCAGCTCTTCGAGGATGCGGCGCATCTCGACCAGCGCCTGGGCGTGCGACGGATGGGCGCGCAGGGCATCGAGGTCGAGTTCGCTGGCGAGCAGCTGGTCGCGCATCTCGAGCACGATGACGAGCATGCCGGCCATCCGCTGGCGGCGCGGCGTGCGCGGCGACTCGAGCACGATGTCGCGCGTGGCCTGGAGCTGGTCGGCCAGCGCGGCCTGCTCACGCAGCAACTGGCCCAGCAAAGAGGCGGGGGTGTCACGGATGTCGCGGGTTTCGTCCTGCGGCGTGAACTGGCTGGCCTCGGTGCGCATGAGCGCGGCCAGCGAAAACAGCACGTCGGCGATCGACTGCGTGCGATAGCGCCCGTTGAGCAGCAGGTTGGCCAGCGTGGCCCACACCACGTACAGGCCGGCGCCCAGGCCGAACTCGGTGGTGCGTGCGATGGCGTCGGACAGCCCGGCGGGGGCCGGCGTGGCCATGGAGAAGATCATCGAGAACATCACCGCGATGGCGATGGGAATGCCGCGCTTGCCCCAGGCCATGGCCACGAAGGCCATGAAGGTGGCGGGCACCAGCAGCAGCCCGAGGCGGATCGGTGCGCCGTGCAGCATCTGCACCGCGAAGAACAGCGGCAGGCCGATGAGCGGCGCCGGCAGCATCTGCAAAAACTTGCCGCGGCGCGGGCCGGGCAGGTCGGGCGGTGCCGTGACGATCACGCCAGTGGCGGCGGCCGAGGCGGCCAGGGTGCCCAGCCACAGGTGCACCCCGCCCGAGATCACGAGCAGGCCGAGCGCGACGGTGAGCCCGCTCGCGACGTAGTGGCTCAGCGCAATGCGCAACGCCGCGCGAACCCGCGCGGCGGCGCCCGGCCCCGTCATCACTTGGCGGAGGCGTCGCCCTCGGCGGGCGCCTCGCGCTTGATGCGGGTGAGCTTGCGCGGGGCGGCCGGCGCGGCGGGTGCAGCCGCGGGGGCTTCCACGCTGCCGTCGAGCGAGGCGGCGGTCTGGTCGGTCACGGTGCTGCGGGCGTACAGGTCGGTCGAGGCGTCGTCGGGCGTCGAGCGGGTCGAGGCCGACACGGCGCGCACGCGGTCGCTGGCGCGCAGCTTGTCGTCCACGTTGGCGAACTTGGAGTACTTGGCGAGCAGCGGCACCAGCTGGCCGTACACGCGCGGGGCGCCGGCCAGGCATTCACGCTGGTCGAGGAAGTCGGGCTCGCCCGTGAAGTTGCCGATGAGACCACCGGCCTCGGTCACCAGCAGCGAGCCGGCGGCCACGTCCCAGGGGTTCAGGCCGGTTTCGAAGAAGCCGTCGGTGAAGCCGGCGGCCACGTAGGCCAGGTCGAGCGCAGCGGCGCCGGGGCGGCGCAGGCCGGCCATGCGGGGCATCATGTCCGCCATGATGGCCAGGTACTGCTTGAAGTTGTCACCGGTGCGGAACGGGAAGCCGGTGGAAATGAGGCACTCGCTGAGCTTCACGCGCTTGGACACGCGGATGCGGCGCTCGTTCATGTAGGCGCCGCGGCCCTTGGTGGCTGTGAACAGGTCGTTGCGCGACGGGTCGAAAACGACCGCCTGCTCGATCTTGCCGCGCACCGACAGCGCGATCGACACGCAGTAGACCGGGAAGCCGTGGATGAAATTGGTGGTGCCGTCGAGCGGATCGATGATCCAGACGAATTCGGAGTCTTTGGCACCGTATTCGGTGCCCGATTCTTCGGCCAGGATGCCGTGCCCCGGGTACGCGCCCAGTAAGGTCTCGATGATGACCTTCTCGCTGGCGTGATCGACTTCGGTGACGAAGTCGTTGACCTGCTTCTGGGAGATGCGCACGGCCTCGACGTCGAGGGCAGCGCGATTGATGATGGCGCCGGCGGCGCGTGCGGCCTTGACGGCCACATTGAGCATAGGATGCAGGTTGGGGGACGACATTCTGGATTGTGAGAAGAACGGGTGGGAGAGGTCCCCAAGAGTGCAATCTGGGCGACCCTGCGGCCCGGCGATGCGGGCGGCGAGAATCGGGCATTTTACCGGCTCAGGCCGTTTGTGTCTTCCCCACCCGTCATGCGCACCCGTTTCATCCTCATCCAGACCAGCCACGCCGGCAATGTGGGCGCCGCCGCCCGCGCCATGAAGACCATGGGTTTCGACGACCTGGTGCTGGTGACGCCCCGCTGGGCCAACGTGCTGCGGCGCGAGGAAACCATCCAGCGCGCCAGCGGCGCCCTGGACGTGCTGAACAACGCGCGCATCGTCGAGACGCTCGATGAAGCGCTCGACGGCGTGACCCACCTGTGCGCCACCGCCATGATCCCGCGCGACTTCGGCCCGCCCACGCGCACGCCGCGCGAGCACCTGGAGCCGCTGGGCAAGCAGGGCGACCAGCACGTGGCGTTCCTGTTCGGTTCCGAGCGCTTCGGCATGCGCAACGAGGACGTCTACCGCTGCAACGTGGCGCTGACCATTCCCACCGACCCGAAGTTCGGCTCGCTCAACCTGGGCGCGGCCATCCAGGTGGTGGCCTACGAATGGCGCCTGGCGCTGGGCGGCTACGGCGTGCGCGAGGCCATCGCGCCGGTGCAGGCGGCCGACGCGCAGGCCGTGGCCGGCATGCTCGACCACTGGGAGCGCTCGCTGGTCGACATCGGCTTTCTCGACCCGGCGGCGCCCAAGAAGCTCATGCCGCGGCTGCAGCAACTGTTCAATCGCGCGCAGCCCACGCCTGAGGAAATCCACATCCTGCGCGGCATTGCCAAGGCCATGAGCGACGCGACCCGGCCGCCGCGCGGCAGCTGAGCCGCCGCAAAACCCCATCGCGCGTACGCGAAGACGCCCGGCTTTAGACTGCCCGGCCCCTATCGATATAACGACAACAAAGGCAGCGATGTTCTCTCGCCTGCGCGCCGACATCCGGTGCATCCTCGAACGCGACCCCGCCGCCCGCAGCGCCTGGGAAGTGATCACGGTCTATCCCGGCTTCCACGCCGTGGTGCTGCACCGTTGGGCGCACGCCTGTTGGACCCACGGTTTCA
This window harbors:
- a CDS encoding inositol monophosphatase family protein, producing MSSPNLHPMLNVAVKAARAAGAIINRAALDVEAVRISQKQVNDFVTEVDHASEKVIIETLLGAYPGHGILAEESGTEYGAKDSEFVWIIDPLDGTTNFIHGFPVYCVSIALSVRGKIEQAVVFDPSRNDLFTATKGRGAYMNERRIRVSKRVKLSECLISTGFPFRTGDNFKQYLAIMADMMPRMAGLRRPGAAALDLAYVAAGFTDGFFETGLNPWDVAAGSLLVTEAGGLIGNFTGEPDFLDQRECLAGAPRVYGQLVPLLAKYSKFANVDDKLRASDRVRAVSASTRSTPDDASTDLYARSTVTDQTAASLDGSVEAPAAAPAAPAAPRKLTRIKREAPAEGDASAK
- a CDS encoding RNA methyltransferase — encoded protein: MRTRFILIQTSHAGNVGAAARAMKTMGFDDLVLVTPRWANVLRREETIQRASGALDVLNNARIVETLDEALDGVTHLCATAMIPRDFGPPTRTPREHLEPLGKQGDQHVAFLFGSERFGMRNEDVYRCNVALTIPTDPKFGSLNLGAAIQVVAYEWRLALGGYGVREAIAPVQAADAQAVAGMLDHWERSLVDIGFLDPAAPKKLMPRLQQLFNRAQPTPEEIHILRGIAKAMSDATRPPRGS